A genome region from Osmerus mordax isolate fOsmMor3 chromosome 27, fOsmMor3.pri, whole genome shotgun sequence includes the following:
- the tmco1 gene encoding calcium load-activated calcium channel — translation MSTMFPDTILIVFISVCTALLAEGITWVLVYRTEKYKRLKAEVEKQSKKLEKKKETITESAGRQQKKKIERQEEKLKNNNRDLSMVRMKSMFAIGFCFTALMGMFNSIFDGRVVAKLPFVPLSYVQGLSHRNLLGEDYTDCSFIFLYILCTMSIRQNIQKMLGLAPSRAATKQAGGFLGPPPQAAKFS, via the exons ATGAGCACTATGTTTCCTGACACAATTCTAATTGTGTTCATCTCTGTGTGCACGGCTCTATTAGCGGAGG GTATTACTTGGGTCTTAGTATATCGGACTGAGAAATACAAAAGACTTAAGGCAGAGGTAGAGAAGCAGAGCAAAAAAC tggagaagaagaaggaaaccATCACAGAATCAGCAGGTCGTcagcagaagaagaaaataG agagacaagaagagaaACTGAAAAACAACAATAGAGACCTTTCCATG GTGCGAATGAAGTCCATGTTCGCCATCGGCTTCTGTTTCACAGCATTGATGGGGATGTTCAACTCCAT TTTTGATGGAAGAGTTGTTGCCAAGCTACCCTTCGTCCCGTTGTCCTACGTTCAGGGCCTGTCCCATCGCAACCTCCTTGGCGAGGACTACACCGATTGCTCATTCATCTTCCTCTACATCCTTTGTACGATGTCTATCCGACAG AACATTCAGAAAATGCTTGGTCTGGCTCCGTCCAGAGCAGCAACAAAGCAGGCCGGAGGGTTTCTAGGACCCCCACCCCAGGCAGCCAAGTTCTCATAA
- the LOC136936772 gene encoding cytochrome P450 2J6-like — protein sequence MAAHSSVSWSLLQFVGIQGLLLFIVVFLLLADYVKSRRPSRFPPGPIPYPFVGNLFSIDFKKAHESITQLSEKYGDVYSLRMGGTWTVVLNGFKIIKEALVTQGESVSDRPMTALNNEVSNNLGVIGTNGHQWKQQRRFALYTLKYFGVGKKSLESAILDEFAHLSQDITDYNGKPFEPHLTLNNAVSNIICTLVFGHRFQYSDRGFQNLMAMFDTALQLEASIWVELYDTFPVVMRRLPGPHQRVLKIWSEVKDFLRSEVKEHRKDWDPSEPRDYIDSYLTEIEKSKEDVAARFDEENLIMCSLDLFVAGSETTSTTLRWSFLFMTKYPEIQEKVQAELDQVIGRSRPPSMADRANLPYTEAVLHEVQRMGNIVPLSLPHITNKDIQLGDYLVPKGTTIIPNLTSVMFDKNEWETPLTFNPGHFLDKDGKFAKRTAFIPFSAGKRACLGENLAKMELFLFFTSFMQKFAFSMPPGVKPVLDYRIGVTLAPLKYEICATLRDV from the exons ATGGCTGCACACTCTTCTGTTTCATGGTCTTTGTTGCAGTTTGTCGGTATCCAGGGTCTACTACTGTTTATAGTGGTATTTTTGCTGTTAGCTGACTATGTCAAGAGTCGTCGACCAAGCAGATTCCCTCCAGGACCAATACCCTATCCTTTCGTGGGGAACCTGTTTTCCATTGACTTCAAAAAAGCCCATGAAAGTATCACACAG CTATCTGAGAAGTATGGGGATGTATATAGTCTAAGAATGGGCGGCACGTGGACCGTGGTATTAAACGGGTTCAAGATCATCAAGGAAGCGTTGGTGACCCAAGGAGAAAGTGTGTCTGACAGACCTATGACTGCTCTTAACAATGAGGTGTCAAATAACCTGG GTGTTATTGGCACCAATGGACATCAATGGAAACAGCAGAGGAGATTTGCACTTTACACCCTGAAGTACTTCGGAGTgggcaagaagtcattagagtctgCTATCTTGGATGAGTTTGCACATTTGTCCCAGGACATAACTGACTACAATG GCAAACCCTTTGAACCACACCTGACCCTCAACAATGCTGTCTCTAATATCATCTGCACCCTGGTCTTTGGGCATCGCTTTCAGTATAGCGATAGGGGCTTTCAGAACCTGATGGCAATGTTCGACACTGCTCTTCAACTTGAAGCTTCCATATGGGTAGAG CTGTACGACACGTTTCCTGTGGTGATGAGGCGTCTGCCAGGACCCCACCAGAGAGTGTTGAAGATTTGGAGTGAGGTGAAGGACTtcctgaggtcagaggtcaaggagCACAGGAAGGACTGGGATCCCTCTGAACCCAGGGACTACATAGACTCCTACCTGACCGAAATAGAAAAG TCTAAAGAGGACGTGGCCGCCAGGTTTGACGAGGAGAACCTGATCATGTGTTCTTTGGACCTGTTTGTAGCCGGGTCTGAGACCACGTCCACCACCCTTCGCTGGAGTTTCCTCTTCATGACCAAGTACCCAGAAATTCAAG AGAAAGTCCAAGCTGAGCTGGATCAGGTGATAGGCCGATCCCGCCCACCAAGTATGGCAGACCGGGCTAACTTGCCCTACACTGAGGCTGTTCTCCATGAGGTCCAGAGGATGGGGAACATTGTTCCTCTTAGTCTTCCTCATATCACCAACAAGGACATTCAGCTTGGAGATTATCTGGTTCCAAAG GGTACTACTATTATTCCCAATCTGACGTCGGTGATGTTTGACAAAAACGAGTGGGAGACACCCTTGACCTTCAACCCTGGACACTTCCTCGACAAGGATGGCAAGTTTGCGAAGCGAACCGCATTCATCCCTTTCTCTGCTG GGAAACGAGCGTGCCTTGGGGAGAACTTGGCCAAAATGGAGCTCTTCCTGTTCTTTACCTCCTTCATGCAGAAGTTTGCGTTCTCCATGCCCCCCGGGGTGAAGCCTGTGTTGGATTATCGCATTGGCGTCACCCTGGCACCACTCAAATATGAGATCTGTGCCACCCTGCGTGATGTGTAA